TGCGTCGCGCGTACAGGGGCGACCTCGCGCACTTCCGCGATCTCGAGCGTCGCCTGCTCGGCATCGACCGCCCGCAGGACCACGCGCTCCTGCTGCGCCTGGGCGAGCTCTTCCTCGCCGACGGCGGCATGCTCGCGCGGATCGTGCGCGGCGGGGTCGCGGTGCTGGGGCCGCTCGTCGCGGAGTCGCTCGAGACGGCGCTCGACCTGATCGCGGCCGGCACCGCCGACCTGCCGACCGACAGCGACGTGCGGCTACTCGTTCCGGCGCGCCTCGACGACCTGGTCCGCGCGCTCGGCGCCGAGCGCCGCCTCGAGGTGCACTCGCTCTGCACCTACATGGTCCGCGGCGACTACACGCCCTTCCGCGGCTACTACGTCCCGACGCTGTTCCCCGAGTCCGGTTAGGCTCGGCGCCTCGCCGTCACCGGCGCCGCGCCCGCGTGCGCGCTGCATGACGCGCAGGAGCGTCGGGCCGTCGACGAAGCCGACCAGACGCTCGACCTCGGCGCCGTCCGGTCCGTAGGCGATGATCGTCGGGACGCCGATCACCCGGAACTCCGCGAGCAGCGCGTCGTTCTCCGGGCTCGACTCGGTGACGTCGGCGATGAAGGTCGCGAAGTGCGCGGCCTCGCGCGTCACGTCGGGGTCGACGAAGGTCGTCCGCTTCATCTCGAGGCAGGGCAGGCACCAGTCGGCGGCGAACTCGACCAGCGCGGGGCGACCGGCGGCGGCGGCCCCGTCGAGCGAGCGCTCCGCGAGCGGCTGCCAGCGGATCGCGTCGCGCGCCTGCGCGCTCGGCAGCGCGATCCACGCGGCGACCACGAGTGCTGTGACCCCGAGCGCGCGGCGTCCGAGGGTGAACCAGCGCAGCGCGCGCGCCGAGCGCTCGAAGAAGCCGAGGTACAGGCCGGCCGCGGCGACGTAGAGCGGCACGACGACCTGCAGAACGCGCTCATCGAGCAGCGGCGACACGAAGTAGAGCGCCATGCCCGCGAGCAGCGTGCCGAACAGCCGGTTGACCCACGCGAGCCACTCGCCCGAGCGCGGCAGCTTCGCGATCGCGCCCGCCGCCGAGGCGAGCAGGATGTACGGCAGGCCCATGCCGAGGCCGAGCGTGAAGAAGAGCAGGAAGCCCAGCAGCGCGTCGCGCTGCGCGCCGACGTAGACCAGCAGTCCCAGAACGACAGGTCCGATGCACGGCGCCGCGACGACGCCCATGGTCAAACCCATGAACGCGGCGCCGCCGATCCCGGCCGACGAGCCGCCGACCTTGTTCACCAGCGCCGCCGGCGCGCGGATCTCGTAGAAGCCGAAGCTCGCCCCGGCGAGGACCAGCATCAGCACCGCGAGACCGATCAGCACCGACGGATGCTGCAGCGGCGCGCCGAACAAGCCGCCGAAGAGCGCGGCGCTGACGCCGAGCGCGGCGAAGCTCACCGTGATGCCGAGGACGTAGGCGACCGCGAGCGGCCACGCGCGCCCCGAGCGCGTCCCCGGCTGCGCCTGGCTGCCGAAGTAGCCGATCGTGACCGAGACGAGCGGGTACACGCAGGGCGTGAGGTTCAGCATCAAGCCCAGGACCAGCGTGACGAGCAGCGCGGTCGGCAGGCTCGCGTCGGCGAGCCAGCGCGTCAGCGCGTTGGCGTTCGGATCGTCCGCGATGCGGTACCCGGCGCCGGTCGTGCTCACCGTGGCGCTGACCGTCGTACCGTCACGGGGATCGAGCGTCGCGACCGCGGTCGCGGGCGGCAGGCAGCGCTCGTCGTCGCAGGCCTGGTAGCGCAGGCGCAGCTCGACCGGCGCCGTCGGCGCGGCGGGCGCGCGCGCGACGATCTCGAAGCGGCCGGAATAGACCAGCAGCGGCTCGTCGCCGGCGAACGCGAAGCGCTGCGCGATCGGCGTGGGGTACTGCGGCTCGTCGAAGCGGACGCCGTCCGCGGACACCGTCAGCACGGTCGGGATCAGGAAGTCCTCGGTCGGGCGGTGCGCGTTGACGTGGTAGCCGCGCGCGACGTCGGCGACCGCGATCACGCGCACGCCGCCCTGCGGGTCGGGCTCGATGCGGCCCGTCAGCTCGACGACCGGCGTCGCGCCGGCCGGTGCGACCAGGCAGGCGAGGGCGAGCAGGCCGAGGAGCGCCGCGGCAGCCGCACGGACCGGCGTCCGGACGCTCATCGGGGTCGCGAGGCTGGGGGCTGGCACTGTGGTCCTGCAGGCGGGTGCGGCTCCGAGAAGGCTCGCGTGCATCGCGCCGTCATTGCGACGGCCAAGGCGGCGGGCTAGGTGCGACCTTCCCATCGGAACAGCCGGAAAGGATACCACGATGCGCCGTTTGCCGCTCGCTGCAGCTTTGATTCTCGTCCTCGGGCTCGTCGCTCTCGTCCCCTCGCAAGGCAGCGGTGCGGAAGGCGGCAGCGCCGACCGCAGCGGCCTGCAGGAGATCGGGGTCGCGACCGGCTACGGCTTCTCCGATCGCGGCAACGTGCAGGTCGTGCCGATGTTCCTGCGCTTCGGCTGGTTCCTGCCGGACCTGATCGACGAGCCGCTCGCCCGCCACGGCCTCGACCTGCAGTGGATGGTCGAGCCCTGGATCGCCGGGGTCACGAACCACCAGGACGCGATCGAGGTCGGCGTGCACCCGATCGTGCTCAAGCTCTCCTACGACCGCGGCCAGTGGGTCGTGCCGTACCTGACCGCCGGCACCGGCGTCATGTACACCGGGCTCCAGGGGCTCCAGCTCAGCGGGCCGTTCGAGTTCAGCTCGTACGGCGGCGGCGGCATCCAGTTCTTCTTCAACGACCAGATGGCGCTGAACCTGTCCTACCGCTGGCGGCACATCTCGAACGCCGGCATCGAGGAGCCGAACCGCGGCCTCGACACGCAGTTCGTGCTGCTCGGCTTCGACTACCGACCGAAGCGCTGATCGTTTGCTTGACGCCGCTCAGCGGCGCGCGCGGCGCACGGCGGCGATGCGCGCGGGCCGGGTCGAGCGCGTCGTCCGCCGCGCACGCGCGATGTCGGCCGCGCCGTGCGCTCCGGACGGCGCCACGTCGAGCGGCACCGTCTCGACCACCTCGAGGCCGAAGCCGGGCAGGCTCACCAGGCGACGACGGTAGTTGCTGATCAGGCGGATCTTGCCGACGCCGATGTCGCGCAGGATCTGCGCGCCGATGCCGTACTCGCGGAACTCCTTGAGCCGCGCGGTCGACATCGTGCTCGGCTTGCGGACGTCGGGATCGTCCTCGTCGCGCGCCGTCTGATCGCCGCGCGGCGCGAACATCTCGGTGCCCGGCTCGCGCTTGAGGTAGAGCACGACGCCCTTGCCCTCCGCGGCGATGATCTCCATCGCGCGGTGCAGGAGCTCGCCGGTGTTGCGCTTGACGAAGCCGAAGACGTCGCCGGGCAGGTACTCCGCGTGCGCGCGCACGAGCGTCGGCTCGTCGGGTCGGATGTCGCCCTTGACCAGCGCGAGGTGCTCACCGCCGTCGACGTCGCTGCGGTAGACGTAGGCGCGGAACTCGCCGCCGAAGCGGCTCACGATCGGGGCCTCGGCGACGCGGTGCACGAGCGAGTCGTGCCGCAGCCGGTACTGGATCAGGTCCGCGATGGTGACGAGCTTCAGGTTGAAGCGCGCGGCGAAGCGCTTGAGGTCCGGGAGCCGCGCCATCGTGCCGTCGGGCTTCATGATCTCGCAGATGACGGCGGCGGGCTTGAGCCCGGCGAGGCGTGCGAGGTCGACGGCCGCTTCCGTCTGGCCGGTGCGGACCAGGACGCCGCCGTCGCGCGCCCGCAGCGGGAAGATGTGACCCGGCGTGCGGATGTCGCTCGGCGTCGCGCCGTCGGCGACCGCGGTGAGGATCGTCTTCGCGCGGTCCTTCGCCGAGACGCCCGAGGTGATGCCGTGGCGAGCGTCGATCGACACCGTGAACGCGGTGCCGAGCGGCGCGGTGTTCTCGGCGACCATCATCGGCAGGCCGAGCTCGCGCAGCTTCTCGCCGGTGACCGGCAGGCAGATCAGGCCGCGCCCCTCGGTGGCCATGAAGTTGATCGCCTCGGGCGTGACCTTCTCCGCGGCCATGCACAGGTCGCCCTCGTTCTCGCGGTCCTCATCGTCCATGATGATGACCATCCGGCCGGCCTTGTACTCGGCGATCGCCTCCTCGATGGTCGCGACCGAGCCGCGCTTGGTCGAGGTGTCGAACAGCGCTCGCGGTGGGTCGTTGATCACGGCCGAGAGTCAACACCCGCGGTGTGGACCTTGCAAGGTGCGCTCGCCGACGACCCGAGCGGCGCGGCGGTCACGGGTGTCGACGCGGGGCTCGCGGCGTGACGCGGCAGGCCGTTGACCCCAGGCCGCGGCGCGGGCAAGCGATCCCCATGGCGGGTCCGCTCGAGGGCATCAAGGTGGTCGAGCTCGGGTTCTGGGTCGCGGGGCCGGCGACGGCCGGCGTGCTGTGCGACTGGGGCGCCGAGGTCATCAAGATCGAGCCGCCGCGCGGCGACCCGTTCCGCGGCATCTTCCTCTCCGCGGTCGGCATCGAGGTGCCGTTCAACCCGCCGTTCGAGCTCGACAACCGCGGCAAGCGCTCGGTGATCCTCGATCTCAAGCACGAGGAGGGTCGCGCGATCGCCGCCGAGCTGGTCGACCGGGCCGACGTCTTCGTCTCGAACCTGCGCCCGCGCGCGCTCGCCGAGCTCGGCCTCGACTACGACACGCTTTCGGCGCGCAATCCGCGCCTGGTCTACTGCTCGGTCACCGGCTACGGCGTGACCGGACCCGATCGCGACCGTCCGGCGTACGACATCGGCGCGTTCTGGTCGCGCGGCGGGGTCGCGGCGATGCTGACCCCGGAGGGGCACGAGCCGCCGGTGCAGCGCGGCGGCATGGGCGACCACACGACCGCGATCACCGCGGCCGGCGCGGTCGCCGCGGCGCTCTACGCGCGCGAGCGCACGGGCCGCGGGCAGCACGTCGTCACGTCGCTCCTGCGTACCGGCATGTACGTCGTCGGCTGGGACGTCGCGACGCGGCTGCGCTTCGGCTACGTCGCGCCGCCGGCGACGCGCGACGCGTCGCCGAACCCGATCGCGAACAGCTACCGCGCCGGCTGCGGACGCTGGCTGTGGCTGATCGGCCTCGAAGCGGACCGCCACTGGCCGGACGTCTGCCGCGCGATCGGCAGGCCCGATCTGCTGACCGACCCGCGCACCAAGGACATCGTCGCGCGCCGCGAGAACGCGCTCGAGGTCGTGCGCATCCTCGACGAGGAGATCGCCAAGCGACCGCTTTCCGAGTGGGCGGAGATCTTCGCGCGCGAGAACGTCTGGTGGGCGCCGGTGCAGAACTGCGACGACATCGTGAACGACCCGCAGGTCCGTGCGTCGGGCGGCATCGTCCCGTTCGATGCGCAGGAAGGGCTCCCCGAGCAGCTCGCCACGCCGGTCGACTTCCTCGGCACGCCGTGGGAAGCCGCGCGCACCGTGCCGGAGCCCGGTCAGCACACCGAGGAGGTGCTGCTCGAGCTCGGACGCGACTGGGAGGAGATCGCCGCGCTCAAGGAGCGCGGCGTGATTCCGTGAGGCGTCGGGCGCGGGCCCGAGCGTGAGCCGTCAGGCGTAGGCCTGAGGCTGCGGCTGGGTCTGCACCTGAACCGGCGGCGTCGGCTCGTCGTCGCCGCCGACGAGCGGTCCGAACACGTCCTCGCGCCGGCGCAGCTTCGCGACCAGCGTCGTGCGGTTCACGCCGAGCAGCCGCGCCGCCGCCTGCTTGTTGCCGTGCGTGCGGTCGAGCGCCTTGCGGATCAGGGCGTTCTCGAACTCCTCGACGATGCTGTTGAGATCGATCCCGTTGTCGCCGAGCTGGATGTTGGGGATCGCGCGCCGCGACAGGAACGTCCGCATCTGGGGCGGCAGGTCGCAGACGTCGATGGTGTCGCCCTCGCAGAGGATCACCAGGCGCTCGACCAGGTTCTCGAGCTCGCGGACGTTGCCCGGCCAGTCGTGCTCCCAGAGGTGGACCAACGCCTCCTCGGTGATGCGCACCTCCTCGCGACGGTGCCGCTGCTTGTGACGCTCGAGGTAGTGCTCGACGAGCAGGGGCACGTCCGAGCGACGCTCGCGCAGCGGCGGCAACGGGACGGGCACGACGTTCAGGCGGTAGAAGAGGTCCTCGCGGAAGCGCCCCGCCGCGATCTCGTTCTCGAGGTTCTTGTTGGTCGCCGCGATGACGCGGACGTCGATCTTGACGCTGCGGTCGGAGCCGACCGGCCGCACCTCGCGCTCCTGCAGGACGCGCAGCAGCTTGACCTGGAGCGCGGGGCTCATCTCCGAGACCTCGTCGAGAAAGATCGTCCCGCCGTTCGCGAGCTGGAACATGCCCGCGCGCGACGAGATGGCGCCCGTGAAGGAGCCGCGCTCGTGACCGAACATCTCGGACTCGAGCAGCTCCGCCGGGATCGCGCCGCAGTTGACGGCGATGAACGGCTGGCCAGCGCGTGCGCTGCGCGCGTGGATCATGCGCGCCACGACCTCCTTGCCGGTCCCGCTCTCACCGTGCACCAGCACGGTGACGTCGCTCGTCGCAACGCGATCGACGAGCTTGCGGATCTGCTGCATCAGCGGATGCTCACCGATGAGTTGTGGTGCGGGAACGCAGCGCGCGGGCTGCGCGGCGGTGGCGGACCCCTGATGGACCGGATGGCTCACTGCGAAACTCCTCCTCAGGACTGATTCGATTCCGACGCCGGGCCGGACGTGCGGCCGGGGCGCGAAGCGGTGATCCCCGTGCTGGGGATCCAGATGTTGAACGTGGAGCCTTCACCACGGCGGCTGGTGACGCCGATCGTGCCGCCGAGCAGCTCCGTGAGACGTCGTGCGATGTACAGGCCCATGCCGACGCCGCCGTAGCGCCGCGTCGACGTCGGGCCGAGCTGCGTGAAGGGCTCGAAGATCTGCTCGAACGACTCGGGCGGGATGCCGATGCCGGTGTCGCGCACCGAGAACTCGACGCCCTCGCCGCACGCCCGCGCCGAGATCGTGACCGAGCCCGAAGCGGTGAACTTGTACGCGTTCGCCACCAGGTTGCGCAGCGCGATTTTGAGCTTGCCGGGATCGGTGAACAGCAGCGGCAGGTTCTCCTCCGCATTCCAGTGCACCGAGACCGCGCTGCTGCGCTGCAGCTTGCGGGTGTCGCGGCGCAGCGAGTCGAGCAGCGCGGCCGGGGCCACCTCGCGTCGGTTGAGCGGCAGGCTGTCGCGCTCGAGGCGGCTCAGGTCGAGCGTGTCCTGCACGAGCTCGAGCAGCGCGTGCGCGTTGCGATCGACGAGGGTCAGAACCTCGCGCTGGCTCTCCGAGACCGTTCCGAAGTCGCCGTCGATGAGCAGGCTCAGGTAGCCGAGGATGATGTGCAGCGGCGTGCGCAGCTCGTGCGACATCGTGGCGACGAAGTCCGACTTGACGCGGTTCGCGCGCTCGAGCTCCTCGACGAGCCGCGCGTTCTCGAGCGCGAGCGACGCCATCCGCGAGATGCCCTCGGCGATGCGTCGATCGGTCGTCGAGAAGCGCGTCGCGCCGACCCGGCCGACGAACAGGATGCCCGCGAGCCGATCGATGCCGCGGATCGCGATCGCGATCCAGGACGTCGGCTCGCCGTCGACCGTGCGGTCCTGATCGGGCGCGTCGACGACGACGGCGTCGTCGTGCTCGAGGCGGCCGATGGTCGCGGAAAGGGTCGCGGGCGCGGTCTCGCTGAGCTGCGCGAAGCGTCGCCCGTCGCCGAACGCCGAGACGGGCAGCAAGGTCGTGCTGCCGGGCTCGCGCAGCAGCATGCTGCTCGCCGCGCTCTCGAGCGCCTCGGCCGCGAGCTGACAGAGCTCGTCGATCAGCGCCGGACGCGCGAGCGTCCGCATGAGCTTCTGGCTGATCGACGCGAGCACCCGGCGGACGCGCGCCTCGCCGCTCTCCTCGCAACGCGGTGCACGAGCGCGCCGGCGGGCGGCACGCTCGTGGTGCGGCATGGAGTGGAGCAGCGTCACTGGACCGGCTCCGCCCCGGCGAGCAGGGCCTCGAGCTCGGGCAGCCGCACCGGCTTGGCGATCACGCGGTCGATGCCGGCGAGAGCGGCTTCCTGGTCGATGGCGACCGTACGGTGTGCGGTGAGGAGGACGACGCGCTCGACGCCGACGTTGCGCGCCTTGCGCGCGACCTCGATGCCGTTGCCCTCGCGGGCCGGCGTCAGGTGCAGGTCGGTGACGACCCAGGCGAACGACAGCTCGTCGAGCAGGCGCTGCGCGCTGTCGGCGTCGGCGGCACGGTGAACCTCGTGTCCTCGAAGCTGGAAGTATTGCTGCATGGCGAACAGGACGGACTCCTCGTCGTCGACCAGGAGAATCCGCCGCCCCTCGTGCCGCTCCGCCGTATGTTCCTGGCTGGTCACGGCGGGGTGCTTACGCACGGTCGATGCCAGAGGCCGAGGCGGGGAAGACCTCGGCTCTACGTGGAGTTTTCGCGGCTTGGCGTCGCGGCGAGGCTGTCCCGGATCTGGATTCCAGACACGGGACGAGACGCGGTCAGCGGCGCGGGACGACGATCCCGAGCCGCGCGACCTTTTGATAGAGAGAGCTACGCGGGATGCCCAGGCGGACCGCAGCCCGTCCGACGTGGCCGTTCTCTTCGATGAGAACCGCCTCGATGTGCCGGCGTTCGAGCTCGAGAAGCGTGAGCTTGGTGTCGTTGTGGCTGGGCGCCGCGTGCGGCGTCGGCGCGCCGACCTCCGGACCCGCCTCGAAGCGCAGGTCGCGGCTCGTGATCTTGCTGCCGGTCGAGAGCAGCACGGCGCGCTCGAGGACGTTGCGCAGCTCGCGCACGTTGCCCGGCCAGTGGTAGCGCCGGAGCGCGTCGAGCGCGTCCGGGCCGAGCTCGATGCCGCGCCGACCGACCTCGGCGGTGATCCGGTCGAGCAGATCGGTCGCGAGCAGCTCGATGTCGTCGACGCGCTCGCGCAGCGGCGGCACCCACAGCGTGATCGTGCTGATGCGGTAGTAGAGGTCGGCGCGGAACTCGCCGGCCTGCGCTGCCTTCAGCAGATTGCGGTGCGTCGCGCTCAGCAGCCGGACGTCGACCTGGCGATCGCGCACGCTGCCGACCCGGCGGAAGCGCCGCTCCTCGAGCACCTTCAGGAGCCGCGGCTGCACCGAGGCGCCGAGGTCGCCGATCTCGTCGAGGAACACCGTCCCGCGGTGCGCGATCTCGAGCATGCCCTGCTTGGTGCTCACCGCGCCGGTGAAGGCGCCGCGCTCGTGGCCGAAGAGCTCGCTCTCGACGAGCTCCGGCGCGAGCCCCGCGCAGTTCAGGTCGACGAAGGCCTCCTGCGCGCGCGGGCTGTTCTCGTGCAGCCAGCGCGCGAGGACGCCCTTGCCCGAGCCGGTCTCGCCCTGGATCAGCACCGGACGGTCGGTGCCCGCGACCCGCTTCGCTTCCTCGGCCAGCGTGCGGATCGCCCTCGTCGTGCCGAGGAAGGGGTCGAGCGCGGTCTTCTGCCGGCGCACCTCGTCGGCGAGCTGGCGGCGCTGGCTGCGATGCGATTCCAGCATGCGCTCGAGGACGACCAGCAGCGCCGGCAGCTCGATCGGCTTGGTGAGGAACTGCTCGGCGCCTTGCTTGACGGCTTCGACCGCCAGATCGATCGAGCCGTGCCCGGTCAGGACCGCGAGCGGTACCGTCGGGTCGATGCTGCGCAGCCGCGGCAGCAGGTCGAGCGCGGTGCCGTCGGGCAGGCGGTGGTCGAGCAGCGCCGCGTCGGGCGGCGAGGCGCGGAACAGCTCCTCGGCGCGCGCGCACGAGTCGGCCTCGTCGACCTCGTAGCCGTGGCTCCGCAGGAACTCGCGGACGCCGAAGCGGATCGCCATCTCGTCGTCGACCAGCAGGATCCGGCTCGCCATGTCGACTCCTCTCGGCCTCCTCTCACGGCAGCGGCAGGCGCAGCGAGATGACCGCGCCGCCTTCCGGATGGTTCGCCGCGGTCACCGTACCGCCGTGCTCGTCGACGATGCGTTGCACGATCGCGAGGCCGAGTCCCGTGCCGCCCGCGCGCCGCGAGAAGAACGGCTCGAACAGCCGGTCGAGGTCCTCGGGCGCGAGCCCGGGGCCGCTGTCGCGCACGCGGCACTCGACGCTCGCGGCGCCGTTGCCGTCGTTCACGACCTCGGCCTCCACGCGGACGGTCGAGCCGCTCGGCGAGAACTGGATCGCGTTCTGCAACACGTTCTGGAGCGCGCGCACGAGCCGCTCGTTCACCCGGATCCGCAGATCGGTGGATGGCAGAACGGCCTCGAGCGCGACCGATTTCTCTTCCGCCAGTCGACGGCACTGGGCAAGAGCTTCGTCGACGACCTGGCGCAGCGTGCCGTCGTGCAGCTCGAGGACCGGCCGGCCGAAGATCAGCAGGTCGTGCATCAGGTCGGTGAGCCGCCGGACGTCGCGACGCAGCAGCGTCAAGTACTCGTTGTACTCCTCACGGTCGCCGAAGCGCGCGACGAAGGCGTCGAGGACGGCGGAGATGCCGAACAGCGGGTTGCGCGCCTCGTGCGCGAAGCCCGCGACCAACGCGCCGATGCGCGCCATCACCTCGTTGCGCTGGAGCTGCTCCTGGAGCTGCGCGACGTGCTCCGCCGCGCGCTTGATCTCCGTCAAGTCGCGCACCGTGCCGCGGAACAGGCGACGCCCGCCCAGGTAGAGCTCGCTCACCGAGATCTCGAGGGGGAAGGTCGTGCCGTCGCGGCGCTTTCCGGCGACCTCGCGGCGGAAGCCGACGAAGTTGCGCTCGCCGGTCTCGAGGCGGCGCCGCAGCGCTTCCGCATGCTGCTCGGCGTACGGCTCCGGCATGAGCAGCGTGATGTTGCGGCCCGCGATCTCCTTCTCGGGCCAGCCGAACATCCGCTCGGCCGCCGGGTTCACCGTCTCGACGATGCCAGCCTCGTCGATCGTGATGATGCCGTCGATCGACGAGTCGATCACCGCACGTGCGCGCGCCTCGCTCTGCCGCAGCAGCTCCTCGGCGCGCTCGCGCTCCTCGATCTCGTCGCGCAGGGTCGCGATCACCGCGTTGAGCTCGGCGGTGCGCTCCTCGACCCGACGCTCGAGCTCGGAATACGCGCTCTGCAGAACGTGCTCGGGGAGCTGGCGGCGCCGATCGACGGCGATCGTCGCCTCGCTGCGGACGAAACGGCCGTCCGCGTCGCGAACGGCGGTCGAGCTGAGCAGGACGGGCAGGATCGTGCCGTCCTTGCGCACGAGGTCGAACTCGACGTCGTCGACCTGGCCGAGCTCCTTGAAGCGCGGGAACTCGCGCGCGAAGCGCTCGCGGCTCGGCTCCGTCAGCACGTCGGTAAATTTGAGCTTGCCGACGACTTCCGAGCGCTCGTAGCCGAGGAGCCGGAGCTCCGTGCGGTTGACGGCGATGTACGTGCCGTCGGCGTCGAGCGAGTGCCGGCCGTAGGGCGCGTCGTCGTACGCTTCCGCGAGCGCGTCGGTGAGCCGGCGCTTCTCCTCGAGGTGCTGCTGCACGAGGCGCTGCTGCTGGGCGCGCTCGGCGTCGAGCGCCGCCTGCGCTTCCGCGAGCTGCCGCTTCAGGC
This genomic stretch from Candidatus Binatia bacterium harbors:
- a CDS encoding CoA transferase; translated protein: MAGPLEGIKVVELGFWVAGPATAGVLCDWGAEVIKIEPPRGDPFRGIFLSAVGIEVPFNPPFELDNRGKRSVILDLKHEEGRAIAAELVDRADVFVSNLRPRALAELGLDYDTLSARNPRLVYCSVTGYGVTGPDRDRPAYDIGAFWSRGGVAAMLTPEGHEPPVQRGGMGDHTTAITAAGAVAAALYARERTGRGQHVVTSLLRTGMYVVGWDVATRLRFGYVAPPATRDASPNPIANSYRAGCGRWLWLIGLEADRHWPDVCRAIGRPDLLTDPRTKDIVARRENALEVVRILDEEIAKRPLSEWAEIFARENVWWAPVQNCDDIVNDPQVRASGGIVPFDAQEGLPEQLATPVDFLGTPWEAARTVPEPGQHTEEVLLELGRDWEEIAALKERGVIP
- a CDS encoding response regulator, giving the protein MTSQEHTAERHEGRRILLVDDEESVLFAMQQYFQLRGHEVHRAADADSAQRLLDELSFAWVVTDLHLTPAREGNGIEVARKARNVGVERVVLLTAHRTVAIDQEAALAGIDRVIAKPVRLPELEALLAGAEPVQ
- a CDS encoding sigma-54 dependent transcriptional regulator, encoding MASRILLVDDEMAIRFGVREFLRSHGYEVDEADSCARAEELFRASPPDAALLDHRLPDGTALDLLPRLRSIDPTVPLAVLTGHGSIDLAVEAVKQGAEQFLTKPIELPALLVVLERMLESHRSQRRQLADEVRRQKTALDPFLGTTRAIRTLAEEAKRVAGTDRPVLIQGETGSGKGVLARWLHENSPRAQEAFVDLNCAGLAPELVESELFGHERGAFTGAVSTKQGMLEIAHRGTVFLDEIGDLGASVQPRLLKVLEERRFRRVGSVRDRQVDVRLLSATHRNLLKAAQAGEFRADLYYRISTITLWVPPLRERVDDIELLATDLLDRITAEVGRRGIELGPDALDALRRYHWPGNVRELRNVLERAVLLSTGSKITSRDLRFEAGPEVGAPTPHAAPSHNDTKLTLLELERRHIEAVLIEENGHVGRAAVRLGIPRSSLYQKVARLGIVVPRR
- a CDS encoding PAS domain S-box protein, with translation MSGIVALLLLAILSAADGARAANAREATPGEAGRWSAVAIVVAAALGAAAIAAALHARRLKRQLAEAQAALDAERAQQQRLVQQHLEEKRRLTDALAEAYDDAPYGRHSLDADGTYIAVNRTELRLLGYERSEVVGKLKFTDVLTEPSRERFAREFPRFKELGQVDDVEFDLVRKDGTILPVLLSSTAVRDADGRFVRSEATIAVDRRRQLPEHVLQSAYSELERRVEERTAELNAVIATLRDEIEERERAEELLRQSEARARAVIDSSIDGIITIDEAGIVETVNPAAERMFGWPEKEIAGRNITLLMPEPYAEQHAEALRRRLETGERNFVGFRREVAGKRRDGTTFPLEISVSELYLGGRRLFRGTVRDLTEIKRAAEHVAQLQEQLQRNEVMARIGALVAGFAHEARNPLFGISAVLDAFVARFGDREEYNEYLTLLRRDVRRLTDLMHDLLIFGRPVLELHDGTLRQVVDEALAQCRRLAEEKSVALEAVLPSTDLRIRVNERLVRALQNVLQNAIQFSPSGSTVRVEAEVVNDGNGAASVECRVRDSGPGLAPEDLDRLFEPFFSRRAGGTGLGLAIVQRIVDEHGGTVTAANHPEGGAVISLRLPLP
- a CDS encoding acyloxyacyl hydrolase, which produces MRRLPLAAALILVLGLVALVPSQGSGAEGGSADRSGLQEIGVATGYGFSDRGNVQVVPMFLRFGWFLPDLIDEPLARHGLDLQWMVEPWIAGVTNHQDAIEVGVHPIVLKLSYDRGQWVVPYLTAGTGVMYTGLQGLQLSGPFEFSSYGGGGIQFFFNDQMALNLSYRWRHISNAGIEEPNRGLDTQFVLLGFDYRPKR
- a CDS encoding GAF domain-containing sensor histidine kinase; the encoded protein is MLASISQKLMRTLARPALIDELCQLAAEALESAASSMLLREPGSTTLLPVSAFGDGRRFAQLSETAPATLSATIGRLEHDDAVVVDAPDQDRTVDGEPTSWIAIAIRGIDRLAGILFVGRVGATRFSTTDRRIAEGISRMASLALENARLVEELERANRVKSDFVATMSHELRTPLHIILGYLSLLIDGDFGTVSESQREVLTLVDRNAHALLELVQDTLDLSRLERDSLPLNRREVAPAALLDSLRRDTRKLQRSSAVSVHWNAEENLPLLFTDPGKLKIALRNLVANAYKFTASGSVTISARACGEGVEFSVRDTGIGIPPESFEQIFEPFTQLGPTSTRRYGGVGMGLYIARRLTELLGGTIGVTSRRGEGSTFNIWIPSTGITASRPGRTSGPASESNQS
- the ribB gene encoding 3,4-dihydroxy-2-butanone-4-phosphate synthase — its product is MINDPPRALFDTSTKRGSVATIEEAIAEYKAGRMVIIMDDEDRENEGDLCMAAEKVTPEAINFMATEGRGLICLPVTGEKLRELGLPMMVAENTAPLGTAFTVSIDARHGITSGVSAKDRAKTILTAVADGATPSDIRTPGHIFPLRARDGGVLVRTGQTEAAVDLARLAGLKPAAVICEIMKPDGTMARLPDLKRFAARFNLKLVTIADLIQYRLRHDSLVHRVAEAPIVSRFGGEFRAYVYRSDVDGGEHLALVKGDIRPDEPTLVRAHAEYLPGDVFGFVKRNTGELLHRAMEIIAAEGKGVVLYLKREPGTEMFAPRGDQTARDEDDPDVRKPSTMSTARLKEFREYGIGAQILRDIGVGKIRLISNYRRRLVSLPGFGLEVVETVPLDVAPSGAHGAADIARARRTTRSTRPARIAAVRRARR
- a CDS encoding sigma-54 dependent transcriptional regulator gives rise to the protein MSHPVHQGSATAAQPARCVPAPQLIGEHPLMQQIRKLVDRVATSDVTVLVHGESGTGKEVVARMIHARSARAGQPFIAVNCGAIPAELLESEMFGHERGSFTGAISSRAGMFQLANGGTIFLDEVSEMSPALQVKLLRVLQEREVRPVGSDRSVKIDVRVIAATNKNLENEIAAGRFREDLFYRLNVVPVPLPPLRERRSDVPLLVEHYLERHKQRHRREEVRITEEALVHLWEHDWPGNVRELENLVERLVILCEGDTIDVCDLPPQMRTFLSRRAIPNIQLGDNGIDLNSIVEEFENALIRKALDRTHGNKQAAARLLGVNRTTLVAKLRRREDVFGPLVGGDDEPTPPVQVQTQPQPQAYA